The Marivirga tractuosa DSM 4126 genome contains the following window.
TATGTCCTGTGATATTTCTTACCACTAATTCCTTCATTCCAAGAATTAGTGAATTAGTGACAAATGTTTTTCTAGCCACATGGCTTGTTATTAGGTTATATTTTGGTATTGTCTTTTCTATTCTGTTGCTACCCCTATATTCAATAAGCGTTATCAGGGAATTGATACCAACTTCTTCACAGCATTGCTTTACATATTCATTATATTTTTGTTGAGAAATCACGGGTAGGGGAGAGTGAATAGTATTCTTATACTTTGATATTATTTCTAAGGCATACTTGTTTAAAGGTATTTTGGCTGATATTTCTTTCGTCTTTTGGATGTTCTTAACAATGTATCCATCTATGATGCTATTTTCATTCAGTGAAATAACATCGGAAAATCTTAAGCCAGTAAAGCATGAAAAGCAAAAGGTGTCTTTTACATGTTCTAATTTCTTTGAATCAAATTGATAATTATAAAGAGTGAATAGTTCATCCTTTGTTAGATAGATTACCTCTCTTTCTCTTTCAGAGGTTTTAAATTTTCTAAATTCAGTTGAATTAGTATATCTTTTATTGATACACCAATTCATGAAGGTTTTAAGGACAGAGATAATCTTGACAAAATAATTGTCCGCAACTTTTAAATTAGAAAATGAATAATCTCTTAATTTTTCGAAAAAGTCTAAGTCTATAAGGTCTAATTCAATTTTTGACTTTGTAGATGATTCATAATCTTCCAGAAAATTTCTAATGGTAGTATAATTTTTAATCGTATTCTTGGCTTTATGTGATTTGCATGATTTTAAAAATTCATCAAATGCTTGGAAGAAGCCTATCGTCCTAGCATCAATACTATGAGGATTTTCTAATTTTGATATTATATACTCTTCTGTAAACTTTATTTCATCTCTAAGAGCAACCTTATTTATCTTCTTAATATTTTCTTCAAGCTCCTCAAGTTTGGCATTTAGTAATTCTGCAGTTATACCTTTACTATTTACAGTTCCCTTCTTTACTCTGGATTTTGTGGAGTTCCAATTTTGTATTCTTACTTTTGAAGCTTTAATTGATTTCCGGATTCGGTAACCATTAAATGTCAAAGTCATCCAGATAGGAGCTTCGTTATTACTATCAAGTTTTTGCTTGTTATGGAAGAAACTAATATTTATCATAATGTTGTAGGTGGCAATTCTGGTGTCAGAAAAAAGATTTAAACTTGTTTAAATTCATTTAATTTGATACAACATTGTAATAATAGCTTGTTTTTAGCGGTTTTGAAAGGATTTAAGCGAACTTTAGAAGTAGGGTATTTCGGCCCAAGGTACTAAAACCTCCCTCGTGGAGGTTTTTTATTTTCAATATGATGATTCTATCTTCTTGAAAAATAGTAAAGAGTTAGTAATCAAAACCTTGAAAAATATTTCAATTTATTTCTCAAATACCTATTGCGGATAAAGAAAAAGGGTTTACCTTTGCACTCCCAATACGGAAAGCGTGAGGGGGAGAAGAAGTTGAAAGCATGACGGGGGAGGTGAAGAGGTGTAGTCTTTTTCGAGAAGGAAGAGCTTGAAAAACTTTTTCAAATTAATTTTCAAAAAGGCATTGCGGAAATAAAAACTTATTTTACCTTTGCACTCCCAATCACGGAAAGCGCGAGACGGAGACAGAAGATTGACAGGATAAAAGCGGAGGGCAGTGACACTAGAGGGAACTTTAGGGAAGTTAAAAAGCCTTAAAAAATAAAGTAAAACTTTTTCAAATTTAATTTGGAAAGTAAGAAACAAACCGCTTATCTTTGCATCCGCTTTCGCAAATAACGAAACGGAAAAGCGTTTGAAAAGAATGTTTTCAAACGAAAAAAAAGCAGATTGTAACTTAGAGCGATAAGTTGGAGTCACGAAGCAAGCCGATCATATATAAGGTATCACACCTTACGAGAATAGCCAAGAGTGTGATAGTTATGTAGGTCAGAAAGGTGAGCAAAAGTTCTTTGAATGAATGTACGACAAGATAGCAAACCACTTAAATACTATTTATAGTACTTTGAGAAGTAGCCACGGTTCAAACACATAAGCTGGACGATGAGAATCTAAGGCCTTCGACAAGACTTCGGTCTAGAGAAGAAAAATCTATATACAATGGAGAGTTTGATCCTGGCTCAGGATGAACGCTAGCGGCAGGCCTAATACATGCAAGTCGAACGGGATTCTAGACTTCGGTTTAGATGAGAGTGGCGCACGGGTGCGTAACGCGTATGCAACCTACCTTTTACAGGGGGATAGCTCGGGGAAACTCGAATTAATACCCCATGGTATCATAAGATCGCATGGTCTAATGATTAAAGATTTATCGGTAAAAGATGGGCATGCGTCTGATTAGCTAGATGGCGGGGTAACGGCCCACCATGGCGATGATCAGTAGGGGTTCTGAGAGGATGATCCCCCACACTGGTACTGAGACACGGACCAGACTCCTACGGGAGGCAGCAGTAGGGAATATTGGACAATGGGCGAGAGCCTGATCCAGCCATGCCGCGTGTAGGATGACGGCCTTCTGGGTTGTAAACTACTTTTCTACAGGAAGAAAAAGCTTATGCGTAAGCAATTGACGGTACTGTAGGAATAAGCACCGGCTAACTCCGTGCCAGCAGCCGCGGTAATACGGAGGGTGCGAGCGTTGTCCGGATTTATTGGGTTTAAAGGGTGCGTAGGCGGCTCTTTAAGTCAGTGGTGAAAGCCCGCAGCTTAACTGTGGAACTGCCATTGATACTGGAGAGCTTGAGTACGGTTGAAGTAGGCGGAATTTATGGTGTAGCGGTGAAATGCATAGATACCATAAAGAACACCGATAGCGTAGGCAGCTTACTAAGCCGTAACTGACGCTGAGGCACGAAAGCATGGGGAGCGAACAGGATTAGATACCCTGGTAGTCCATGCCGTAAACGATGATCACTCGCTGTTAGCGATATACTGTTAGCGGCCAAGCGAAAGCGTTAAGTGATCCACCTGGGGAGTACGTCCGCAAGGATGAAACTCAAAGGAATTGACGGGGGTCCGCACAAGCGGTGGAGCATGTGGTTTAATTCGATGATACGCGAGGAACCTTACCTGGGCTAGAATGCCCTTGACAGCTTTAGAGATAGAGTTTTCCTTCGGGACAAGGTGCAAGGTGCTGCATGGCTGTCGTCAGCTCGTGCCGTGAGGTGTTGGGTTAAGTCCCGCAACGAGCGCAACCCCTATTCTTAGTTGCCAGCATGTAATGATGGGGACTCTAAGGAGACTGCCTGCGCAAGCAGAGAGGAAGGAGGGGACGACGTCAAGTCATCATGGCCCTTACGTCCAGGGCTACACACGTGCTACAATGGTGCATACAGAGGGTAGCGAGCCGGCAACGGCAAGCCAATCTCAAAAAGTGCATCTCAGTTCGGATTGGGGTCTGCAACTCGACCCTATGAAGTTGGAATCGCTAGTAATCGCGTATCAGCAATGACGCGGTGAATACGTTCCCGGACCTTGTACACACCGCCCGTCAAGCCATGGGAGTTGGGAGGACCTGAAGATGGTTGCCGCAAGGCGCTGTTTAGGGTTAAACCAGCGACTAGGGCTAAGTCGTAACAAGGTAGCCGTACCGGAAGGTGTGGCTGGAACACCTCCTTTCTGGAGACCTTGCGCTACGAGGTTTGTTATCTTGTACATTTATTCAAAATTATTAATTGATCGGTCGAAAGGACGCGGTCAAAGCAAATACTGAAAGAACCGGCCTACCAGATGAGAAGGTTGGTAGTTAGTTAACACGATAGCGATATGGTGTAATTAATAAAGCCAGTCTCGTAGCTCAGCTGGTTAGAGCGCTACACTGATAATGTAGAGGTCGGCAGTTCGAGTCTGCCCGAGACTACTCAATAATTATTAATTGCTAATTAAATAATTATTCATTACAATCGGGGGATTAGCTCAGCTGGCTAGAGCGCCTGCCTTGCACGCAGGAGGTCATCGGTTCGACTCCGATATCCTCCACTTTTAAGAAAGTGGTATAGATATCATTTCTTTCGGAGAAAGTTCGAGAGAGTACATAAAATATTGATGATGCGATACGAGAGTAGTCATCATCACACGGCTAACCTTTACAGACTTTATCGATTACACGAGCCAATGTTAGTGGATAAAGAGTAGGAGAATCGAGCGGATTCAAGGTAAGCACAAGTTCATTGACATGTTGTGAAAGAGTAGAATTAAGGTAAACATAAGAGATACGAGAAAGTAAATAAGGGCGTATGGCGGATGCCTTGGCTCTCAGAGGCGAAGAAGGACGTGATAAGCTGCGATAAGCTACGGGGATTGGCACATACAAATTGATCCGTAGATTTCCGAATGGGACAACCCAGTACATTGAAGATGTATTATATCTAATTTATTAGGTAGGCTAACCCGGAGAACTGAAACATCTAAGTACCCGGAGGAAGAGAAAACAATAGTGATTCCGCAAGTAGTGGCGAGCGAACGCGGAAAAGCCCAAACCACATCAGTTAAGGCTGGCGTGGGGTTGTAGGACTGCAACGTGGACTTATACAATGAACATGAACCGGTTGGGAAACCGGGCCAGAGAGGGTGAGAGCCCCGTAAAGGAAAGTTGTATATACCTAGCAGTATCCTGAGTAGGGCGGGACCGGAGAAATCCCGTTTGAATCAGCCGGCACCATCCGGTAAGGCTAAATACTACTGAGAGACCGATAGCGAACAAGTACTGTGAAGGAAAGGTGAAAAGTACCGTGAATAACGGGGTGAAATAGAACCTGAAACCATACGCTTACAAGCGGTCGGAGTCCATTCGTTGGATGACGGCGTGCCTTTTGCATAATGAGCCTACGAGTTACTTTTCTTGGCAAGGTTAACCCCGTTGACGGGGGGAGCCGAAGCGAAAGCGAGTCTGAATAGGGCGAATTAGTCAGGGGAAGTAGACGCGAAACCTTGTGATCTACCCATGGTCAGGGTGAAGTTCCGGTAACACGGAATGGAGGCCCGAACCAGTTGACGTTGAAAAGTCTTTGGATGAACTGTGGGTAGGGGTGAAAGGCCAATCAAACTGGGAAATAGCTCGTACTCCCCGAAATGTTTTTAGGAACAGCCTCGGGAGATGTTTGACAGAGGTAGAGCTACCAATAGGACTAGGGGGAGTCAAATCCTACCAAATCCTGATGAACTCCGAATGCTGTCAAATTATCCCGGGAGTGAGGGTCAGGGTGCTAAGGTCCTGATCCGAGAGGGAAAGAACCCGGACCATCAGCTAAGGTCCCCAATTGTATGTTAAGTTGAACTAAGGCGGTTCAGTTGCTTAGACAGCCAGGATGTTGGCTTGGAAGCAGCCATTCATTTAAAGAGTGCGTAACAGCTCACTGGTCGAGCGACAGAGCATCGATAATGATCGGGCATCAAACATACAACCGAAGCTATGGTCTTGTCAGTAATGGCGAGAGGTAGGGGAGCATTCCATCAGCGGTGAAGGTGTGGCGTCAGCCATGCTGGAGCGGATGGAAAAGCAAATGTAGGCATAAGTAACGATAATGCTAGTGAGAAACTAGCACACCAATAGACTAAGGTTTCCTCAGCAATGCTAATCAGCTGAGGGTTAGTCAGGGCCTAAGGCGAAGCCGAGAGGCGTAGTCGATGGACAACAGGTTAATATTCCTGTACTACCTTATAGAGTGAAGGGGTGACGGAGTAGTGAAAGTCCCGCGTACTGACGGAATAGTACGTTGAAGGGTGTAGGTATTGGACTTGTAGGAAAATCCGCAAGACTAGCTGAACCTGATAGTACCACAACGCTTCGGCAGCGTGGATAGTGGACCTAATCAGACTTCCAAGAAAACCCTCTAAACATATGTATAAGGTACCTGTACCGCAAACCGACACAGGTAGTCAAGGAGAGAATCCTAAGGTGCTCGAGTGATCCGTGGCTAAGGAACTAGGCAAAATGGCCCTGTAACTTCGGGAGAAGGGGCGCCTCGTTAGTGATAACGAGGCCGCAGTGAAGAGGCCCAGGCGACTGTTTAACAAAAACACATGGCTTTGCGAAATCGAAAGATGAAGTATAAGGCCTGACACCTGCCCGGTGCTGGAAGGTTAAGGGGGGACGTTAGTGCGCAAGTGCGAAGCGTTGAACTGAAGCCCCAGTAAACGGCGGCCGTAACTATAACGGTCCTAAGGTAGCGAAATTCCTTGTCGGGTAAGTTCCGACCTGCACGAATGGTGTAACGATCTGGGCACTGTCTCGGCCACGAGCTCGGTGAAATTGTAGTAGCGGTGAAGATGCCGCTTACCCGCAACGGGACGAAAAGACCCCATGAACCTTTACTATAGCTTCACATTGACATTGGGTAAAATATGTGTAGGATAGGTGGGAGACTTCGAAGCTGTGTCGCCAGGCATGGTGGAGTCGTTGTTGAAATACCACCCTTATTTTATCTGATGCCTAATCCGCTAACTAGCGGAGACATTGTGTGGTGGGTAGTTTGACTGGGGTGGTCGCCTCCAAAAGAGTAACGGAGGCTTTCAAAGGTTCCCTCAGCACGCTTGGTAACCGTGCGCAGAGCGCAATAGCATAAGGGAGCTTGACTGTGAGACCTACAAGTCGATCAGGGTCGAAAGACGGATATAGTGATCCGGTGGTTCCGCATGGAAGGGCCATCGCTCAAAGGATAAAAGGTACTCTGGGGATAACAGGCTGATCTCCCCCAAGAGCTCACATCGACGGGGAGGTTTGGCACCTCGATGTCGGCTCGTCACATCCTGGGGCTGGAGAAGGTCCCAAGGGTTGGGCTGTTCGCCCATTAAAGTGGCACGCGAGCTGGGTTCAGAACGTCGTGAGACAGTTCGGTCTCTATCTGTTGTGGGCGCTAGAAGTTTGAGAGGACCTGATCTTAGTACGAGAGGACCGGATTGGACAAACCGCTGGTGTACCAGTTGTGCCGCCAGGTGCATCGCTGGGTAGCTATGTTTGGAAGGGATAAGCGCTGAAAGCATCTAAGCGCGAAACCCGCCTCAAGATGAGACTTCTTTAAAGGAACCCTATAGATGATGGGGTTGATAGGCTGCAGGTGTAAAGGCAGTGATGTCATAGCCGAGCAGTACTAATTATCCGTAGCTTTCCGTTCAACAGTCTTGTGTTTACTTTAAGACTCTTTCACTTTAACATGTTGATTAATCTCTAAATGTAGAGGTTGATTATAAAATATTGATACACCCTCCCGGTAAAATGGGACAAGGTATCATAAAGAAATTAAGTTCATGCTCTATACAGAGAATGACAGACTTTATGGTGACTATGGCGGTGGGGTACACCTCTTCCCATTCCGAACAGAGAAGTTAAGCCCACCAGCGCTGATGGTACTGCCGTAAAAGGTGGGAGAGTAAGTCGTTGCCAACTTTTATTTATAACCCTGATAGTGAAAACTATCAGGGTTTTTTTATGCCTTTTCTATGATAGACTCTGCATGGCCTCTTTGACAAGTTGAATTATTGGTTATGATATTGATTGCAGTTTAACCGTGAATTTGATAGCTCTGTCAGCTGAATTAAAATTAATGCTTGCTTTACAAGCTGTAGGCTCATATATTCGAAATGTATGGAGCTATCCTTTATTATTACCAGTTTAGTTATACTGTTAGCTATTGTTTTATTTGCTACGGAAGCTGTTCGCGTAGATTTGGTAGCAATTGGAGTAATGGTAGCTTGGATTGTATTTGGTGTTTTGGAACCAGCTGAAAGTTTCACTGGCTTTGCAAACAGTGCAACACTCACCGTCACGGCTATGTTTATTTTAAGTAGTGCGTTGATAAGGGCTGGTGTCATAAAATTATTGGCGCCTATGGCTACTCGCCTTTTTAACAAGTCATACAGTGGAGCTATTTTGGGAATGAGTTCTGGGGTGGGGCTGTTATCTGCATTTATTAATAACACGCCCGTTGTGGCAACGTTTATTCCAATAGTTTCAAAAGCAGCTAAGAAACTTAATTTACACCCTTACAAATTTTTAATACCATTATCATATGGAGCTATATTGGGGGGGACTTGCACTTTAATCGGTACCTCTACTAATCTTTTAGTAGCAGGTATTGCTAAAGATAAGGGTTTCGATGAAATTGGCTTGTTTACCATGGCACCTATTGGACTAGTATTTTTAGGGGTGGGATTACTGTATTTGATGTTTGTAGGTAAGCATTTATTACCAAAGGAGTCTCAGGTCAAGCCTTTAAAAGATGAAAGTCAGATCAAAAAATTCTTGACTGAAGTTAAAATAAAAGAATTGCCTGATGAGAAAAAGGGTATTAGCATAGAAGAATTATTCAAGGAAAAAGATTTAAGTTTTGAAGTACAGGAGTTAAGAAGAGAGGATAATACCATCAGAAATCCAAAGATGGATACGAAGCTCCAAACAGGAGATGTGATGTTGATTAAAGGGGAACTTGATAAGGTAAAGAAAGTAGTAGCCGATCAGCACCTATCCATAGTAAAATCTATAACGGATAAGTATTTCCCCGAAGAAGAGACCAAAGTAGTGGAAGTGATTATTATGCCCGGTACTCACTTGGTTGATAAAAAATTGAAAAGCATTAGTTTTTTGAAAAATTATCATTCTCACTTATTGGCTATTCGGCACAGAGGTAAACGAAAATTTAATGATATGGAAAATATCCGCTTGAAAGTAGGGGATATTTTGTTGTTACAAACCAGTAAAAAAGGTCACGAACTTTTAGAAAAGGCAGAAAGCAACCCTAATGCACCTTTCTTATCTATTAGAGAAAGTGATCTGGACATACCGGATAAAAAGAAGTTGTATATATCAGCTGGTGTTTTAATATTGGTGATTTTAACGGCTACCTTTAATATTCTACCCATCGTTGCCTCTGCCTGGGCAGGTGTGTTTTTATTGGGCATTTTCAGGATTATTAGTATGACAGATGCCTATCGATCTATAGATTGGCAAGTAATATTTTTGCTAGCAGGGTCCTTGAGTTTTGGCGCAGCTATGCAGAAGAGTGGATTGAATGATTGGTTGGTTACTAATTTTTTAGCATTTACAGAAAATCAAACTGCTCCATTTATTATGATAGCGGGTATATATTTGGTGACTATGATTTTTACTGAAATTATGTCTAATAATGCAGCTGCTGCTTTGATGGCCCCACTTTCCATGTCTATAGCAGAAGCATTAGGATTTAGTCCTTTACCTTTTTTAATAGCGGTGATGATGGCAGGTAGTGCCAGCTTTATGACACCGATAGGATATCAAACGAACACTATGGTTTACAGTGCTGGGAATTATGAATTCAAGGATTTCTTTAAAATTGGGGCTCCGCTAGGCATTATTTTTTGGATAATTGCTTCCTTACTTATCCCTGTTTTTTATTCTTTTTAGATGTAATTTTTATTTCATTTTGAAATTTATCATATATATAATAATTCAGCTTAACACTATTAGTATCTAGTTTTAGAGCTGTTTTGAATTGAAATATCCTACATTTTAATGCATAAATAGCAAACTAAGATTTAAATATTTCATGTAATTTATTTTGCTTTTGCATTTTTTTTGTTTTTTGATTTACGACATCAATTCAAAAATACTATTGAAATCGACATTAAAAATTCTACTTCGAATTTTATACAAACCGAAGTTGAATTTTTAATCAAAGATTCCATGTGACAGTTGAAAAGCTTAACATACACATGAAAAATGGTATGGATGTAGAGTTGTTAGTGCTAGCGAAAGCAGCTTTTGACCAAACCCGCAAAGTGGAAAGAATTACTTGATCTCACCTAAGTGTTTTCATCTCGAATAAGTATTTCATTTTAAGTTTTTAGTAGTATAGGAGGATTGTGTTCTTAATATTATTCTGAAAAAAAATTGAATAGAATGCAAAGAAATTTTATACTTATGTTATTGTCTATGTTTCTGCTTTTCAGGTAGTGCCAAGAAAGTGTAGAAGTGCTGGAGGAATTTGAAAGAGAATTGAAGATTTCTGATGTTCAGAGAATATACGAATTGAAACAACAAGAAGGAGCTCTTCAAACTGGCAGAAGTGTGGCTGATTTTCCAATAGCAATTGATTTGGAAGACCAGATTTTTACAAATATTGATTTAGGGGAAATAATTATTCGTCTCATCAAATGTACACACTACGCTGCCGAATGCATACCATACGCCCTAGTTTCAAACTACAGGCAGCTACCACACCTCGGTGTCCGCCCCCAACGATAACGGGCTGACCATTTAGGGTTGAATCTAAAAAATGTTCGACAGATACGAATAAGGTGTCCATATCTAAATGAATGATGAATCTGGTAGTGTTTTCTCGCATAAAACTAAAATAATTAGCTTTTATTTGGCTTTTTTGATAATTAATACTAAATTTATTATCAAAATTACTAAAAAAAATAGTGATTTATTCGAAAAAGTTCACGGCTTTTAAAATTATTAAGTGGGATGGATGTAAAAATTAGATTGTCTAGTAAACGCCTTAATTCAGGAAGGTGTCAGGTACATTTTCATGTTCGTACGAAAACAGGAGATGGCAAATGGTACGGTTATACACTAGCTGAACCACAAGATACAGTAAGTGAAGTGGTCAATAGAATTAGGAGTCGTTTTAGCCGAGCGGAAGATAAAATTTCTTTGCATCAAAAGGTGCTATATCATATGAATGAACATTATAGAGAAATGGATGATTTGATGATTTTTAGAGCTCCTTAAGGCCCCTAACCCGCCAGCTGGCAGGGAATTAGGCAGCAGGAATATGAAAGTTTGGTGGGTCAGCAGCGAAGGTCAGAGCGGAATGGGCAGAATTGACAATAGACAGTTGACAAAATGAGAATTAATGTTTTGGAGGATGGAAGTTTAGTTCAGACCGGTTTATAAAAATTGAAAGAAGAATATAACGAAATTTAAGATAAATGATATAAGTTTGAATTGGGGAGTAGGAAATTAGAAGATGGAATTGGGGAGTTTGATTTTTCTAGATACTCGATACAAGTTGATGGATGTTAGATGTGGGATATTTAGTTCAGTACTGATAGTCTTCAAAATGTAATTAACTTAAAGTAAAGTTAAGATGAATGAAAATTGAGTAGAGTGATGTTGAAGTTAAGTTTGCATACTCGTTTATAATTAAATTTAACTTAATGCTTATAACTTAAAACTTAATACAAAAAAAAACGATGAAAGTGTCTTGATTTTAGGCTCTTGATTCTTGATTCTTATAAAAAATGAGCTTAATTAATAACAATATTAAATACCTCAGAAAGGAGAAGGGGTGGACGCAGCAAGACTTAGCTGATGAGTTAGGAGTGAAGCGCCCGCAGATTGGATCTTATGAAGAGGGTAGAGCAGACCCAAGGATTCAAACTTTACTGAAATTATCCGATCTATTTAATGTCAGTGTAGATGATTTATTGGGAAAGGATTTATCCAGCCCGATGGTGGTTACTAAAAAACCGACTAAAGTTTTGGCAATTACAGTGGATAGCCAAGAAAGAGAAAACATTGAATTAGTCCCTCAAAAAGCTTCTGCCGGCTATACCAATGGCTATGCAGATCCTGAATATTTGCAAGAACTCCCACGTTTTCAATTGCCAAATTTGCCTCGAAATAGTACTTATCGCGCATTTGAAATCAGTGGTGATTCTATGTTGCCTTTGGAGCCGGGCACTATCATTATTGGTGAATATGTGGAAAGTCCTGATTCAATCCGAAATGGTAAAACCTACATCATCGTAAGTGAGCAGGAAGGTGTGGTATATAAAAGAGTGTTCAATTATGCTGAGGAAAAAGGCGTGTTATTTATGGTTTCAGATAATACCGTTTATTCTCCTTATGAAATTCCCATTGAGAGCGTAATGGAGATTTGGGAGGCAAAAGCTTTTATTAGTACCCAATTTCCTGATGTGAAAAATAATGAAAATCCTCCTATGAGCTTAAGAGAACTTACTGACATTGTGCTAGAAATTAAAGAGGAAGTGACAAAGTTGAAAAGGTAAAGCCTATTTTCAAAATTTTTAGTTAGATGCTTTTTTGGGATAGTGGTCTATTTTAGGGTTTGAAATGATCCATTGATCCTACTAGCCAACTTATCACTTCATGCTCTATGGCTACCATCAAATATCCAATTCGTCAACACCTAAACACCTAAACACCTAAAAACCTCCGTACCTGAAAATACACCAAAGGCACAAAATACAAAGCTGTAAATGTCCCTATAGTCAAACCACCCATGACGGCCAGTACTAATGGCTTTTGTAACTCTGCTCCGAGACCACCAGATAGTAAGACTGGACTTAAGGCTAAGAGAGAGGTAATTGAAGTCATTAGAATAGGTTTCAATCTGATTTTTCCAGCTGAAAAGATAGCTTCATAAACGCTTTCTTTATCTCTTTTTTCTAGGGCTTTTAAATTGCGGTTCATTGTATCTACTTTCAAAATAGCATCATTGACCATGATTCCCAGCATTACCACCATCCCGATAGCCGACATAATATTGATACTACTTCCGCCTAGCCAAAGCACTATCATAGCGCCCATAATTCCGAATGGTAAGGTGAAAATTACGATTAAAGGCTGCCAGAAACTTTCAAACTGAGCGGATAAAATGAAATACAAAAGCACTACAGAAATCAATAGTATAAAAGCTAGTTCCTTTAAATTTTCTTGTTCAGTGAAATATCTGCCTGAAATCTTTTGAATCAGGCTGTTGTCACTTGCCCATTGATTGATTTCTTCTGTTAGTTTTTCAGGGTTCTTCTGAACAGTTTCTTGTTCTAGATTTACTGAAAAATAGGTACCTGAAACATCAGCGGTAATCTTTTTCAATCGGTTGCCCCAGTCATAATCCACGAAATTCCCTAAGGCATAACTCTTGCCTTCATTGTTTTTTACTTTAGCAGTTTTCAATAAATCGGCAAAAGCTTTTTCATCAGTCTCTAAAACCACTGGCGTAATAATGGCAAATTGCTTTAATTCAGAGATTTTATAATTGCCTAATACTCGTTCCAACTGATTGATGATTTGCTCAGGCGAAATGCCATAGTGCAATAATTCTTTTTGCTTTATGGTTAGGATCATGCTGCTTTCTTCTTCCAGAGAAGGGCCAGCTTGAAAATTATCACAAGGGAAGTTTTCCAGTGCTGGTTTCACACTTTCCGGATTAGCATTTTTTAAGTTCGGGTCTTGCCATTGTACCCGGAAATAAGGTTCTTCGCTGGCAAATAACATATCAAAAGCATTTTTGGCATTTTCCATTTCAAATGAAGCTTTTTGATACGATTTCTTTACTTGATTTTGAAGGAATGTCAATTGCTCTGCTTTAGCATTGTCACTTTGAAATTGGAGGTAAATCAAGCTTTCCTGTAACTCTGCATTTTCCAAACTCAGTAAATATTGAGGAATGCCAGCGTCCGTTTCGCTAAATTCAAGTTGTTTATTCAAATTATCCAGTAATTCCTGACTACGGTTAGCATTTTCAATTACATCAATCGGTTCATTCCAATTAATTTTGACTACTGCATCTGTTCGGGTGATTTTAGGTAAGCCTTTTTGTTCCATGTTCCAGAAAGACCAAATACCCATAGGAAGGATAAGCAAAATCATGAAAAAGCTTAGCCTCTTATTTCTAAATGACCAATGATGCGATTTCTCAAATCCTTGAATGATACTTTTAAAAAATCGGCTGTCCTCTTTTTTAAAATCCTTTTTATTTTTAAAAAATAAGCGATAGAGTAGAGGGAGTAATACAAAAGAAACTCCTAAAGATACTGTTAAAATAATACCTACAGAAACGGCCTGATCGAAAAACAACACTC
Protein-coding sequences here:
- a CDS encoding efflux RND transporter permease subunit, translated to MTRYFIQRPIAVIMFFIALIGLSVLAWLNRPVSLLPDIDVPEMAIRVDYANASPEAIENNILKPMRESLATMQGLSDLQSTASNENGLLRLRFNYGQRMDLAFVEVNEKIDRLTDQFPADMSRPRVIRVNYTDIPIAKVQLIPTDAANMIESSRLAENVIKKRIEQIEGISLVDLNGTVDEQIKIIPDLKALQRTGLELEAISQAIQSANQELGGVEVKDGQYQYYMRMAGRLNNAEDIASIPVRINEDKYIPIRQLAEVKTAEEKVSGFHFFNQNRGIVMNIHKQPQAVMTDLMPEIEKSIKQFKKDYPTLDIAITQDQSIFLKAGINNLQGSLLFGGLFAFGVLFLFMGSFRLPVIMGISLPLSLILSFLFFEIFGLSINIISLSGLALGLGMLIDNAIIVLENISRKRMEGLNLIDSCVAGVAEVQGALISSVLTTLAVFVPLIFLSGVSGVLFFDQAVSVGIILTVSLGVSFVLLPLLYRLFFKNKKDFKKEDSRFFKSIIQGFEKSHHWSFRNKRLSFFMILLILPMGIWSFWNMEQKGLPKITRTDAVVKINWNEPIDVIENANRSQELLDNLNKQLEFSETDAGIPQYLLSLENAELQESLIYLQFQSDNAKAEQLTFLQNQVKKSYQKASFEMENAKNAFDMLFASEEPYFRVQWQDPNLKNANPESVKPALENFPCDNFQAGPSLEEESSMILTIKQKELLHYGISPEQIINQLERVLGNYKISELKQFAIITPVVLETDEKAFADLLKTAKVKNNEGKSYALGNFVDYDWGNRLKKITADVSGTYFSVNLEQETVQKNPEKLTEEINQWASDNSLIQKISGRYFTEQENLKELAFILLISVVLLYFILSAQFESFWQPLIVIFTLPFGIMGAMIVLWLGGSSINIMSAIGMVVMLGIMVNDAILKVDTMNRNLKALEKRDKESVYEAIFSAGKIRLKPILMTSITSLLALSPVLLSGGLGAELQKPLVLAVMGGLTIGTFTALYFVPLVYFQVRRFLGV